From the genome of Biomphalaria glabrata chromosome 1, xgBioGlab47.1, whole genome shotgun sequence, one region includes:
- the LOC129924967 gene encoding uncharacterized protein LOC129924967, giving the protein MAQNNIEMLLFHLPEVFDLGKVFDLGKVFDLGKVFDLPEVFDLGKVFDLGKVFDLGKVFDLPEVFDLGKVFDLGKVFDLGKVFDLPEVFDLGKVFDLGKVFDLGKVFDLGKVVHRGKVFHGPTAPVLLMSLMRLKEKEHKASTLLLWA; this is encoded by the exons ATGGCGCAGAACAATATTGAGATGCTAT TGTTTCATCTTCCTGAAGTGTTTGATCTTGGTAAAGTGTTTGATCTTGGTAAAGTGTTTGATCTTGGTAAAGTGTTTGATCTTCCTGAAGTGTTTGATCTTGGTAAAGTGTTTGATCTTGGTAAAGTGTTTGATCTTGGTAAAGTGTTTGATCTTCCTGAAGTGTTTGATCTTGGTAAAGTGTTTGATCTTGGTAAAGTGTTTGATCTTGGTAAAGTGTTTGATCTTCCTGAAGTGTTTGATCTTGGTAAAGTGTTTGATCTTGGTAAAGTGTTTGATCTTGGTAAAGTGTTTGATCTTGGTAAAGTGGTTCATCGTGGTAAAGTGTTTCATGGtccaacggcgcctg TGTTACTCATGTCATTAATGAGATTAAAAGAGAAAGAACACAAGGCCTCAACATTGTTGCTTTGGGCATGA